The DNA sequence AAAACTGATTTGCTCCACAGGCAACCGCCAAGTCACCTCTTCTGCCGCAGAAGTAATAGCGATGGTAGCCATATCATTCATTCTCGGTCTCCGATCTGATCTGGGGCACGGCGATTGCCAGGTATCGCCAGGGGGTATGCAGCTCAACACCACGGAATGGCCAACAGGTGTAAAGCAGCAAAGATTGCTCTGGAACATACAAATCCGTGTCATCAATATTGACCACTTCCAATTCGGTTACTTGAAAACGCCGAGGCCCAGAGTCCTTGTAATATTGAAACTCAAGCACTGAGCCAAGGGTTATATGTTCAAGGAATGAAAAGTGGGTATCGCGGTGACCGCTAACGACAAGACCACCGGAAGAAGTCGAAATCAAACCGGGCCCAAATGCCAATGCCTGACCGTTATCACCCGCCAGCACTACTTGGTCAACATTGAGTTTCGGAATATGCAATCGAGCCACCGGCCAGGTATCCGCCCAACACCAGGGCTTCACCTGCTCACCCTTCTCAAGGGACTCCTTCCAGGCAGATCGAATCAGGTACTGCCCAAGCTGCGCTTTGGCGTGGATATATAGTGAATCAACTATCAAAGCTATCGCAAAAAGAGCCAGCACAGCAGCCAGGTGGCGGCGCCAATTTCTGAGTAAAAAAAATGGGCTGACACCTTTCGGCATCAGCCCCAAGGCCACTTTTGACATATGAAAAACTGTGGCCATCTTGCTCACGGCGGGGAAACCTTAAAGTGCTTTTGTTGCATTTGATGACACAAATGGATCTGTTGGTGACCAATTTC is a window from the Porticoccaceae bacterium LTM1 genome containing:
- a CDS encoding class GN sortase, which produces MATVFHMSKVALGLMPKGVSPFFLLRNWRRHLAAVLALFAIALIVDSLYIHAKAQLGQYLIRSAWKESLEKGEQVKPWCWADTWPVARLHIPKLNVDQVVLAGDNGQALAFGPGLISTSSGGLVVSGHRDTHFSFLEHITLGSVLEFQYYKDSGPRRFQVTELEVVNIDDTDLYVPEQSLLLYTCWPFRGVELHTPWRYLAIAVPQIRSETENE